A single Dermacentor albipictus isolate Rhodes 1998 colony chromosome 3, USDA_Dalb.pri_finalv2, whole genome shotgun sequence DNA region contains:
- the LOC139057453 gene encoding dopamine receptor 1-like gives MNRLYSVLGNFQQQPVTSHRILVPGERLPSVFPNASSSAAMQPSSASTLGSIASVLPTLEAAANNTTSALQEAAVPSSGHPLDNWDLSCRYIIGTFLLIIILTAITGNILVCLAIYTDRRLRKLGNLFLVSLAVADLLVSSLVMTFAVINDLMGYWAFGPQFCDIWIAFDVMCSTASILNLCAISMDRFLHIKDPLGYGRWMTKRAVLGTICGIWMLSALLSFLPISLGWHRPYPDSLLVVDGLTMCALDLTPEYAVTSSLISFYMPCIVMVALYARLYLYARRHVQNIRAVTKPCVVNNKDPGSPTKFRALGGQSSLHVMDHKAAITLGIIVGVFLCCWVPFFCANIVAAFCKTCISEECFKFLTWLGYLNSALNPIIYSIFNTEFRDAFRRVITAHACCKALAERARAPSDLSYRTKRSTICETPRANSLAAVNCRHNNVAAASERISLRAEVDTRVEISIKSIGEISDI, from the coding sequence GTGCCCGGGGAGCGGTTGCCGAGCGTGTTCCCCAATGCGAGCTCCTCGGCGGCCATGCAGCCTTCGTCCGCAAGCACGCTGGGCTCGATCGCGAGCGTTCTGCCAACGCTCGAGGCGGCGGCCAACAACACGACGTCTGCGCTACAGGAGGCCGCCGTGCCTTCTTCGGGACACCCGTTGGACAATTGGGACCTTTCGTGCCGCTACATCATCGGCACGTTTTTATTGATCATCATTTTGACCGCCATCACGGGCAACATCCTCGTATGCCTCGCCATCTACACGGACCGGCGGCTTCGAAAGCTGGGCAACCTTTTTCTCGTCTCCCTGGCCGTGGCCGACCTGCTGGTCTCGTCGCTCGTCATGACCTTCGCCGTCATCAACGACCTCATGGGCTACTGGGCGTTCGGGCCGCAATTCTGCGACATCTGGATCGCCTTCGATGTCATGTGCAGCACAGCGTCCATCCTGAACCTGTGCGCCATCAGCATGGATCGGTTCCTGCACATCAAGGACCCCCTGGGCTATGGTCGCTGGATGACAAAGCGTGCCGTCCTCGGGACCATATGCGGCATCTGGATGCTGTCGGCACTGCTGTCGTTCCTTCCCATCTCACTCGGCTGGCACCGGCCTTACCCCGACTCGCTGCTCGTCGTAGACGGCCTCACAATGTGCGCGTTGGACCTGACGCCCGAGTACGCCGTCACGTCATCGCTCATCAGCTTCTACATGCCGTGCATTGTCATGGTGGCACTGTACGCCCGCCTCTACCTGTACGCGCGCCGACACGTGCAGAACATCCGCGCCGTCACCAAGCCATGCGTGGTGAACAACAAGGACCCTGGCAGTCCGACCAAGTTCCGCGCCCTCGGCGGCCAGTCCTCTCTGCACGTGATGGACCACAAGGCTGCCATCACGCTCGGGATCATCGTCGGCGTGTTCCTGTGCTGCTGGGTTCCCTTCTTCTGCGCCAACATCGTGGCCGCCTTCTGTAAGACTTGCATCTCCGAGGAGTGCTTCAAATTCCTCACCTGGCTCGGCTACCTCAACTCGGCGCTTAACCCCATCATCTACAGCATCTTCAACACCGAGTTCCGCGACGCCTTCCGGCGAGTCATCACGGCGCACGCGTGCTGCAAGGCCCTCGCCGAGCGTGCCCGAGCGCCCAGCGACCTATCGTACCGCACCAAGCGGAGCACCATCTGCGAGACCCCGCGCGCCAACAGCCTGGCAGCGGTCAACTGCCGCCACAATAACGTGGCGGCGGCCAGCGAGCGTATCTCGCTCCGGGCAGAGGTCGACACTCGAGTCGAGATCAGCATCAAGAGCATCGGAGAGATATCGGACATATAG